From a region of the Gemmatimonadota bacterium genome:
- a CDS encoding sigma-70 family RNA polymerase sigma factor has translation MAPPLDLPNLPDADVVALAQKGKEAAYRELIRRYERPVYSLIFRMVRDATAAEDLAQDAFIKVLNHIDKYRPEFKFSSWLFKIANNIAIDHLRRRHLDTISMDGSPNATSASDVEATSFELADQGENALDELTAKELGSAIERAIASLRPEYRNCIMLRHVEGRSYEEIAATLDLPLGTVKTYIHRARHQLRDALEHLRE, from the coding sequence ATGGCGCCCCCCCTCGACCTGCCCAATCTCCCGGATGCCGACGTCGTCGCACTTGCCCAGAAGGGCAAGGAGGCGGCGTATCGCGAGCTCATCCGTCGGTACGAGCGGCCGGTCTACTCGCTCATCTTCCGCATGGTGCGTGACGCGACCGCGGCCGAGGACCTCGCGCAGGACGCCTTCATCAAGGTCCTGAACCACATCGACAAGTACCGGCCCGAGTTCAAGTTCTCGAGCTGGCTCTTCAAGATCGCGAACAACATCGCGATCGACCACCTCCGGCGGCGCCATCTCGACACGATCTCGATGGACGGCTCGCCGAACGCGACGAGCGCCTCCGACGTCGAAGCGACCTCGTTCGAGCTCGCCGACCAGGGCGAGAACGCGCTCGACGAGCTGACCGCGAAGGAACTCGGCAGCGCCATCGAGCGCGCCATCGCGTCGCTCCGCCCGGAGTACCGGAACTGCATCATGCTCCGCCACGTCGAGGGCCGCAGCTACGAGGAGATCGCGGCGACGCTCGACCTGCCACTCGGGACCGTGAAGACCTACATCCATCGCGCGCGGCACCAACTGCGGGACGCGCTCGAACACCTGCGGGAGTAG